In Streptomyces sp. HUAS ZL42, the DNA window GCCGCAGACCAGCCTGGTCGCCGAGCTGCGTGAGGAGGTGGCGCCCGCCAAGGAGGACGACTTCCTCGACGAGTTCACCGCGGAGCGTGCGGCCTCCTCCCTCGCCGGATTCCAGCGCGGCACGTTCCAGGCCCGTGACGACGACGCATCCGACGACGGCGCATACGACGCGGAGGAGGTGCCCGCGCCTCGGGAGCCGGGACCGCCCCTCCGCGCCGCCGACGCGTCCCAGACCCCGACACCGCCCGCCGACAGCTGATGAAGGACACTGCCATGACACGCCCCATCCCCGCCACGAACACCCAGCTCGACCAGCTGCTGACCGGACTCGTGGACCGGGTCGCCGACGTGAACCAGGCCGTCGTGCTCTCCGACGACGGCCTGGTGGTCAGCAAGTCCACCGGTTTCCTGCGCGACGACGCCGAACGTCTCGCAGCGACCGCGTCCGGTCTGATGAGCCTCAGCAAGGGCGTGAGCATGGACTTCCGGGGCGGCCCGGTGCGTCAGGCGCTCATCGAGATGGCCAACAGCTATCTGATCCTCACCGCGGCGGGGCCGGGTGCGCACCTCGTCGTGCTCACGGGGCCGAGCGCGGACGTCGGCGTGGTGGCGTACCAGATGAACATGCTGGTGAAGAAGATCGGCGAGCATCTCAGCGCGGCGCCGCGGGCCGGTATCGGCCCCGCCGTCCGCAACGGCGAGTGAGGTGAGCGGAGGCGACGCGGGGGGCCGGCTCGTACGGCCGTTCACGCTCACCGGTGGACGGACCAGGCCCAGTCGCTCCGACTTCACCCTCATCACCACGGTGACCGCGGTCGATCCGCCGCCCGTCATGGTCGCGCGGCCGCAACCCGAGCAGGTACGGCTGCTGCGGCTGTGTGCCGAGCCGGTCGCGGTGGCGGAACTCGCCGCGCATCTCGACCTTCCGGTGAGCGTGGTCGTGATCATGCTCTGCGATCTGCTGGAGGCGGGCCTGATCACGGTCCGCGCGCCGCACCCCGTTTCCCCCGGTGCACCCGAGCTGGACCTGTTGCAGAAAGTGAGGGATGGCCTTGGCCGGCTCTGACCCCACCACCGCACCCGACACGGTCAAGATCCTCGTCGCCGGGGGATTCGGCGTCGGCAAGACCACGATGGTCGGCTCGGTGAGCGAGATCGCTCCGCTGCGCACGGAGGAGCCGCTGACCGCCGCCGGCCTGGGCGTCGACGACCTCGACGGCATCGAGGAGAAGCGGGCCACCACGGTGGCCCTGGACTTCGGCCGTATCACGATCGGCGACGACCTGGTGCTGTACCTGTTCGGCACGCCCGGCCAGCAGCGGTTCTGGTTCATGTGGAACGACCTGGCCATCGGTGCCCTGGGTGCGGTGGTCCTGATCGACGTCCGCAGGCCGGAGTCCAGTTTCGCCGCGATCGACTTCTTCGAACGCCGGCACATCCCCTTCGTCGTCGGCGTCAACGGCTTCCACGGGCGGCACCCCTATACGCCGGAGGAGATCCAGGACGCCCTGGCGCTGCCGGAGAGTGTGCCGGTGCTGCTGTGCGACGCGCGGGAGCGGGAGTCGTCCCGGGACGTGCTGATCGCCCTGATCGACCGGGTGATCGCCGCCGCGAGTGGAGGCGGTCGGCTCGCTCGACCGGGCCGGTGAGGGGTTCGGGGCGGATTCACACAGGCGGGGCACAGCGAGCGCGAAGGTGAACGTCGGAAACCCGCCAAGCCCGACCGTGCGATTGACGCACACGCGTCACATCCCTACCTTCTGACCGATCTACCGAACTTAGTTCGATATATCGACCCACTCTTCCACTCTTCCACGAGTACGTCACCCGCACCCTTGCTGGAGAGCACATGACCCCCCAACCGCTCCCCTCCCGCCGTCTGTTCCTCGGCATGGCGGCGACCGTGCCGCTGGCCGCGACCGGCGCGCTGACGCTCGGCGCCGGATCCGCCTACGCCGCCGACTCGGCGTACGTCATGGGGTACTTCACCGAATCGACCAACCTCGGCGACGGCACCGACTACGGCCTCCATCTGGCCGTCAGCACGGACGGGCTGCGCTGGATGCCGCTGAACCAGAACAACCCCGTGGTCACGCCCACCGAGGGCGCCGGCGGTCTGCGCGACCCGTTCATCCTGCACAAGCAGGACGGGACGTTCGTGGTGCTCGCCACCGACCTCAAGGGCACCGACTGGAACTACAACAGCCAGTACATCCACGTCTGGAACTCGACCGACCTGCGCACCTTCACCGGCTACCACCGGCTGAAGCTGCACGACATGACCACCCACAGCTGGGCCCCGGAGGCCTTCTGGGACGCGGGCCGCGGGCAGTACGCGATCATCTACTCGTCGGTCAACTCCAGCGGTCACAACGTGATCATGGTCAACTACACCACCGACTTCGTCACGGTCTCGGCGCCCCAGGTGTTCTTCGACCCCGGGTACGACGTGATCGACGGCGACATGACGGTGGGTGTGAACGGCGTCAACTACCTCTACTTCAAGAAGGACCAGACGCTGGTGGGCGCCCGTTCCACCTCCCTCAACCCGGGCAGCTTCACGCCGTTCAGCACGGGCGTGGCGCACGGCGGCACCGAGGCCCCGACCGTCGTCAAGTCCCTGACGTCCAGCACCTACTGGCTCTGGGGAGACACGTACACACCCAACGGCGTCTTCTACGCCTGGCAGACCACCGACCTGTCGGCCGGCACCTGGACCGCCCTCGACCAGCGGACGTACACCCAGCCTGTCAACTCCAAGCACTGCGGCATCACGACGATCACCACGACCCAGTACAACGACCTCGTCGCCAAGTGGGGCGCCCCCACCTGGAACCGGCTGAAGTCCTACAACTTCCCGGCCCGTTACGTCCGCCACTCCAACTACGCGGGCCGCATCGACGAGTACCCCATCGAGCCGTACAAGGACTCGCTGTGGAAGCTGGTGCCCGGACTCGCGGACAGCTCCGGCGTCTCCTTCCAGTCGGTCAACTTCCCGACCCGCTACCTGCGGCACTACAACTACGCGCTGCAGCTGGACGTGAACGACGGCACGTCGACGTTCGCCGCGGACGCCACGTTCTACAGGACCGCGGGCCTGGCCGACACCTCCTGGTCGTCGTTCCGGTCGTACAACTTCCCGACCCGCTACATCCGCCACTCGAACTACGCCCTGCGCATCGACCCGATCTCGACGACCACCGAGAAGCAGGACGCGACGTTCTACGTCGGCTACTGAGCCGGAGTTCCTCGAGGACGACGACGCGGGTGCCCCCTCCCGGAGGGGGCACCCGCGTCCGTTCGTGTCGTGTGTCCAGGGCGCGGACGTCAGCCCAGGCCGACCGACTTCAGCCAGGCCTTGGCGACGTCGAGCGGGTCCTTGTTGTCGAGCTGCACCTGGGAGTCCAGGTCGAGCAGCGCCTTCGTGTCCAGCTTGGCCGAGACCGCGTTGAGCGCGGCGACGCCCTCCTGGGAGAGCGCGCTCTTGTACACGAGCGGCTGCACGTTCTCGAATCCGAAGAGGTTCTCCGGGTCCTGCAGAACGACGAACTTCTCCTTCTCGATCGTCGGGTCCGTGGTGAAGATGTCCGCGACCTGCACGGTGTTCTTCTTCAGCGCCGCCTGGGTCAGCGGACCGCCGGCGTCCAGTGCCTTGAAGGACTTGAACTCCAGGCCGTACACCGACTTCAGGCCCAGCAGGCCCTGCTGCCGGGTCTGGAACTCCGGCGAGGCGCCGATGACCAGGTCCTTCGCGATGTCCTTGAGGTCCCCGATGCTGGACTCGGAGGTCAGGTTGTACTTCTTCGCGGTCTCGGCGTTGACCGTGACGGAGTCCTTGTCCTGCGCGGACGCCGGCTCGAGCAGCTCCAGCTCGGAGTCGAGCTTGGCGTTGATCGCGGCGGTCGTCGCCTCGACCGTCTTCGGCGCGGCCTTCTTGTCGAGGTAGGCCAGCAGCGCGCCGTTGTACTCCGGCAGGACGGTGATCGAGCCGTTCTTCAGCAGACCGTAGGTCGTCTCGCGGCTGCCGATGTTGGGCTTGTAGGTGACCTTGATGCCCTTGGCCTTCAGGGCCTCGCCGTAGATGTCGGCGATCAGGATGCTCTCGGCGAAGTTGTTGGAGCCCACGACGACGGTCTTGCCGTCCGCCTTGCCTCCCGAGAGCGGGTCTTCGGACGTGTTGTCGGAGGAGGAACAGCCCGCCAGCAGGGCCGTCGTCGCGGCGAGCGCGACGGCCGCCGCGCCAGAGTGGTTCCGGATGGACCTGCGGGTGTGGGCGGTATAAGTCACGATTCCCGTTCCGCTCTTGGGGTTGTGTTGAGGAGAACTCCGGCTCGAACAAGGACAACTCTGGCCTGATCCAATCCAGGGCCCTTTCGGTCAGTCAAGGGCGGCCAGGTCACCGATTGGCCTCGATCCGTGCGTAGGGGGAAGCTAGTTGCTCCTGCGCACCCCCGCCGACACCGCGACCCGGCCCACCGCCCAGAACACCGCCAGCGTCGCGAGGGCCATGGCGGCCACCAGGGTCGCGCCGCCCACCACCTTCTCGTAGTTGCGCTGGTAGAGGCCGTCGACGATGTAGCGGCCGAGGCCGCCGAGGCTGACGTACGCGGCGATGGTGGCCGTGGAGACGATCTGGATGGCGGCCGAGCGCAGGCCGCTGAGGATCAGCGGGAGCGCCGCCGGCAGTTCGACCTGGAACAGCACCCCGGCCTCACTCATGCCCATCCCCCGCGCGGCGTCCACCGGCGACGGGTCAACGGAGCGCATCGCCTCGTAGGTGGTCACCAGGATCGGCGGGACGGCGAGGACGACCAGCGGGATCATCACGTTCACCAGGCCGAACCCCAGGAGCAGGGTCATCAGCACCAGCAGGCCGAAGGTGGGCAGGGCCCGCCCGGCGGTGGCGATCAGGGACAGGACGTTGCCGCCGCGCCCGTAGTGACCGGTGAGCAGGCCGACCGGCAGCCCGATCGCGGCGGCCAGGGCGAGCGCTTCCAGGGTGTACCGGGCGTGTTCCGCCACACGCGTGGGGACACCGTCGTAGCCGTGCCAGTGGGCACTGTCGCCGAAGAACGCGCTGATGAAGTGGAGCAGGTTCACCGGGCTGCGTCCTCCAAGGCTGCTGCGACCGGCTCGGGCCGGCCGGCCTTCGGTTCGGTGCCCGCCCGGCGCGGCATCCACGGCGTCAGCAGGCGGCGTACGCCGACCAGCAGGCCGTCCGTGAGCATTGCCAGGACGGCCATGGTGAGCACGGCGTTCACGGCGAGTTCGGGCCGGTTGTAGATGTTGGCGTCGTTGAGCAGGTTGCCGAGGGCGCCCTGGTTGCCGATGAGGGTGCCGACGCTGACAAGTGAGATGCTCGAAACGGTCGCCACGCGCAACCCGGCGATGATCGCGGGCACCGCGATCGGCAATTGGACCTGGACGTAACGGCGTACGGGCCCGAAGCCCATGGCCGTCGCGGCGGCAAGGGTCTCCTGCGGAACCGAGCGGACGCCGTCGACGATCGCCGGGACCAGGACGACGAGGCTGTAGACGGTGAGCGGGATCATGACCGTGAGCTCGGTCTGGCCGGTGTAGTCGATGAGGAGGACGAAGAAGGCCAGCGAGGGGATGGCGTACAGCACGGTCGTCACCCACAGCACCGGCGGGTACAGCCAGCGGAAGCGCACGCACAGCTGGGCCAGCGGCAGCGAGATCACCAGCCCGGCCAGCACCGGCAGCAGAGCCTCCCGCAGATGCAGTCCGATCAGGCCGAGCCAGCTGTGCTGGAGGTCGCTGGGGATGTCGAAGAAGCCGCTCATCCGGCCACCTTGGCGTCCGTACGTCCGTCTGCGTGGGCGCCGCGGATGGCCTCGCCGATGGTCTGCTGCGAGATCACGCCCGTCGCCCTGCCGTCCCCGTCCACCGCGACGGCCCACCCCGTGGGTGAGAGGACGGCGCAGTCGAGGGCGGCCCGCAGCGAGTCCCTGCCGGGCACGAACGGCCGCCCGTGCGGAAGGAGCCGGTCCGCCGCGATCTCCCCCGCCGTCAGGTCGCGCGGCTCGGACCAGCCGAGGGGCCTGCCCTCGGCATCCGTGACGAGGAGGTAGGGCACGTCGGGGCCGCCGCGCGCGGCGATCTGCTCGGCGGAGGCGTCGACGGCGACGATCGGGGAGGTCAGCAACTCCAGCCCGGCGGCCGGGAAGAAGGACAGCCGCCGGATGCCGCGGTCCGCACCGAGGAAATCCTCCACGAACTCGTCCGCGGGATCGGACAGCAGCTCGGCGGGCGGCGCGAACTGGGCGAGGTGGCCGCCGACGCGCATCACGGCGACCATCGTGCCCAGCTTCACCGCCTCGTCGATGTCATGCGTCACGAAGACGATGGTCTTGCCCAACTCCTCCTGGATTCTGAGGAGTTCGTCCTGCAGTCCCTTGCGCACGATGGGGTCGACGGCCGAGAACGGCTCGTCCATCAGCAGCACCGGCGGATCCGCGGCGAGGGCCCGCGCCACGCCCACGCGCTGCTGCTGGCCGCCGGACAACTGGTAGGGGTACCGCTTGGCGAGCGAGGCGTCGAGGCCCACCCGCTCCATCAGCTCCGCGGCCCGGGCGCGGGCCTTGTCCTTGCTCCAGCCGAGCAGGCGGGGCACGGTGGCGATGTTGTCGACGATCGTGCGGTGCTGGAAGAGCCCGGCGTTCTGGATGACGTAACCCATCGACCGGCGCAGGGTGTTGACCGGCTGCTGCTGGATGTCCT includes these proteins:
- a CDS encoding roadblock/LC7 domain-containing protein — protein: MTRPIPATNTQLDQLLTGLVDRVADVNQAVVLSDDGLVVSKSTGFLRDDAERLAATASGLMSLSKGVSMDFRGGPVRQALIEMANSYLILTAAGPGAHLVVLTGPSADVGVVAYQMNMLVKKIGEHLSAAPRAGIGPAVRNGE
- a CDS encoding DUF742 domain-containing protein — protein: MSGGDAGGRLVRPFTLTGGRTRPSRSDFTLITTVTAVDPPPVMVARPQPEQVRLLRLCAEPVAVAELAAHLDLPVSVVVIMLCDLLEAGLITVRAPHPVSPGAPELDLLQKVRDGLGRL
- a CDS encoding ATP/GTP-binding protein, with the protein product MAGSDPTTAPDTVKILVAGGFGVGKTTMVGSVSEIAPLRTEEPLTAAGLGVDDLDGIEEKRATTVALDFGRITIGDDLVLYLFGTPGQQRFWFMWNDLAIGALGAVVLIDVRRPESSFAAIDFFERRHIPFVVGVNGFHGRHPYTPEEIQDALALPESVPVLLCDARERESSRDVLIALIDRVIAAASGGGRLARPGR
- a CDS encoding glycoside hydrolase family 43 protein, with the translated sequence MTPQPLPSRRLFLGMAATVPLAATGALTLGAGSAYAADSAYVMGYFTESTNLGDGTDYGLHLAVSTDGLRWMPLNQNNPVVTPTEGAGGLRDPFILHKQDGTFVVLATDLKGTDWNYNSQYIHVWNSTDLRTFTGYHRLKLHDMTTHSWAPEAFWDAGRGQYAIIYSSVNSSGHNVIMVNYTTDFVTVSAPQVFFDPGYDVIDGDMTVGVNGVNYLYFKKDQTLVGARSTSLNPGSFTPFSTGVAHGGTEAPTVVKSLTSSTYWLWGDTYTPNGVFYAWQTTDLSAGTWTALDQRTYTQPVNSKHCGITTITTTQYNDLVAKWGAPTWNRLKSYNFPARYVRHSNYAGRIDEYPIEPYKDSLWKLVPGLADSSGVSFQSVNFPTRYLRHYNYALQLDVNDGTSTFAADATFYRTAGLADTSWSSFRSYNFPTRYIRHSNYALRIDPISTTTEKQDATFYVGY
- a CDS encoding ABC transporter substrate-binding protein, which encodes MTYTAHTRRSIRNHSGAAAVALAATTALLAGCSSSDNTSEDPLSGGKADGKTVVVGSNNFAESILIADIYGEALKAKGIKVTYKPNIGSRETTYGLLKNGSITVLPEYNGALLAYLDKKAAPKTVEATTAAINAKLDSELELLEPASAQDKDSVTVNAETAKKYNLTSESSIGDLKDIAKDLVIGASPEFQTRQQGLLGLKSVYGLEFKSFKALDAGGPLTQAALKKNTVQVADIFTTDPTIEKEKFVVLQDPENLFGFENVQPLVYKSALSQEGVAALNAVSAKLDTKALLDLDSQVQLDNKDPLDVAKAWLKSVGLG
- a CDS encoding ABC transporter permease; amino-acid sequence: MNLLHFISAFFGDSAHWHGYDGVPTRVAEHARYTLEALALAAAIGLPVGLLTGHYGRGGNVLSLIATAGRALPTFGLLVLMTLLLGFGLVNVMIPLVVLAVPPILVTTYEAMRSVDPSPVDAARGMGMSEAGVLFQVELPAALPLILSGLRSAAIQIVSTATIAAYVSLGGLGRYIVDGLYQRNYEKVVGGATLVAAMALATLAVFWAVGRVAVSAGVRRSN
- a CDS encoding ABC transporter permease, yielding MSGFFDIPSDLQHSWLGLIGLHLREALLPVLAGLVISLPLAQLCVRFRWLYPPVLWVTTVLYAIPSLAFFVLLIDYTGQTELTVMIPLTVYSLVVLVPAIVDGVRSVPQETLAAATAMGFGPVRRYVQVQLPIAVPAIIAGLRVATVSSISLVSVGTLIGNQGALGNLLNDANIYNRPELAVNAVLTMAVLAMLTDGLLVGVRRLLTPWMPRRAGTEPKAGRPEPVAAALEDAAR
- a CDS encoding ABC transporter ATP-binding protein codes for the protein MIRIDSVTKRYPDGTVAVDRLSLEIPDRSITVLVGPSGCGKTTTLRMINRMIEPSEGTILLDGKDIQQQPVNTLRRSMGYVIQNAGLFQHRTIVDNIATVPRLLGWSKDKARARAAELMERVGLDASLAKRYPYQLSGGQQQRVGVARALAADPPVLLMDEPFSAVDPIVRKGLQDELLRIQEELGKTIVFVTHDIDEAVKLGTMVAVMRVGGHLAQFAPPAELLSDPADEFVEDFLGADRGIRRLSFFPAAGLELLTSPIVAVDASAEQIAARGGPDVPYLLVTDAEGRPLGWSEPRDLTAGEIAADRLLPHGRPFVPGRDSLRAALDCAVLSPTGWAVAVDGDGRATGVISQQTIGEAIRGAHADGRTDAKVAG